In one window of Frigoriglobus tundricola DNA:
- a CDS encoding replicative DNA helicase — protein MNVSMPVPPQNLEAERAVLGAILRDSDVLADVLAVVRPEAMYFDHHRRILTAAVDIAQRGAPVDLVVLYDELRKRKWLEDVGGETYLIELWEAVPTGANAAYHAKLIADAALLRSLIHSANETIRDAYSPTAPAEDLLAQAERRLFAINADNGADVAPRCVGEVAREALIDIDSRIAAGATLAGLSTGFVDLDRMLGGLRPGQLVVIGARPSIGKTAFALNVADRVASGGAPVLFFSLEMPAREITDRLISMRSGVPMSRMGRPRDLRPDDLTALTDAAAELSSTPLYIEDAGDVTAARVAAVSRRACRRLGAQLVVVDYLSLLRPENPKENRTLQVGTLALRVKQMSRSLGVPVLLLSQLNRELEHANRRPRLADLRDSGEVEQHADCVLFLHREQNLPVDDPVWPVEVIVAKNRNGPVGEIGLAYRRPVLRFENAAVGR, from the coding sequence ATGAACGTGTCGATGCCCGTACCGCCGCAAAACCTTGAGGCCGAACGCGCCGTGTTGGGTGCGATCCTGCGTGATTCGGACGTATTGGCCGACGTGTTGGCGGTGGTGCGCCCGGAGGCGATGTACTTCGATCACCACCGTCGCATTCTCACGGCGGCCGTTGACATCGCCCAGCGCGGCGCTCCGGTCGATTTGGTCGTGCTGTATGACGAACTGCGGAAGAGAAAGTGGCTCGAAGACGTAGGCGGTGAAACGTACCTGATCGAATTGTGGGAAGCGGTACCGACCGGGGCCAACGCGGCGTATCACGCGAAGCTGATCGCGGACGCCGCTTTGCTCCGGTCGCTCATCCACAGCGCCAACGAGACGATCCGCGACGCGTACTCCCCGACGGCGCCTGCTGAGGATCTGTTGGCCCAGGCCGAACGGAGACTGTTTGCGATCAACGCGGATAACGGAGCCGACGTAGCCCCGCGCTGCGTCGGGGAGGTCGCGCGCGAGGCCCTGATCGATATCGACTCGCGGATCGCCGCCGGGGCCACGCTGGCCGGGCTGAGCACCGGCTTCGTCGATCTGGACAGAATGCTGGGCGGGCTCCGTCCGGGGCAACTGGTCGTCATCGGCGCGCGGCCGTCGATCGGCAAAACGGCGTTCGCGTTGAATGTCGCCGATCGGGTGGCCAGCGGCGGCGCGCCGGTTCTGTTCTTCAGTCTGGAGATGCCGGCCCGGGAAATTACCGATCGGCTCATCAGCATGCGCTCCGGTGTGCCAATGAGTCGGATGGGCCGGCCGCGGGACTTGCGGCCGGACGACCTCACGGCGCTGACCGACGCGGCCGCCGAACTCAGCTCTACGCCCTTGTACATCGAGGACGCGGGCGATGTGACGGCCGCTCGCGTCGCGGCCGTATCCCGCCGGGCGTGTCGCCGGCTTGGCGCCCAACTCGTCGTCGTTGATTACCTCAGTCTGCTGCGCCCGGAGAACCCGAAAGAGAATCGCACGCTCCAGGTCGGCACGCTGGCGCTGCGCGTGAAGCAGATGAGCCGATCGCTTGGCGTGCCTGTTCTTCTGCTCAGCCAGCTGAATCGGGAACTGGAACACGCCAACCGCCGGCCGCGACTGGCGGACCTGCGCGATTCCGGAGAAGTCGAACAGCACGCGGACTGTGTCTTGTTCCTCCATCGCGAGCAGAACCTGCCGGTAGACGATCCAGTCTGGCCCGTTGAGGTGATCGTCGCAAAGAACCGAAACGGACCGGTCGGAGAGATTGGGCTCGCGTACCGCCGGCCCGTCCTGCGGTTTGAGAATGCAGCGGTTGGCCGATGA
- a CDS encoding ABC transporter permease — translation MSPLWHLTLARVREFYREPAALFWVYGFPLILAGVLGLAFSEKPVPASVVDVQDDPTAPGATEQLRAALARDPGVKVAVYDAAACRQRLRTSKTDAVVVPRPESGSGSEYLFNPTRAESVLARDAADRALLRAAHPSEATAIETPVSEPGGRYIDFLVPGLLGMNLLGGGLFGVGFAVADMRVRKLLKRFQATPMRRSDFMLSLMLSRLLFTLVDIGLLLGFAHLVFDIRVRGNPLAFLVLIAAGGASFAGLGLLLGSRARTMETAAGLVNAVMLPMYVVSGVFFSATRFPEALQPLIQALPLTALNDGLRAVMNDGAGWDALPYPLLVLGIWGGISFALALRVFRWR, via the coding sequence ATGTCCCCGCTTTGGCACCTCACACTCGCGCGGGTGCGCGAGTTTTACCGCGAGCCGGCGGCCCTGTTCTGGGTTTATGGGTTCCCCCTGATCCTTGCGGGCGTACTCGGGCTGGCGTTCAGCGAGAAACCGGTGCCGGCATCGGTAGTGGACGTGCAGGACGACCCGACGGCCCCCGGCGCGACCGAGCAGCTCCGGGCCGCGCTGGCGCGCGACCCGGGCGTGAAGGTCGCCGTTTACGACGCGGCCGCGTGCCGCCAGCGGCTCCGCACCTCGAAGACGGACGCCGTGGTCGTGCCGCGCCCCGAGAGCGGGAGCGGGAGCGAGTACCTGTTCAACCCGACCCGCGCCGAAAGCGTGCTGGCCCGCGACGCCGCCGACCGCGCGCTGCTCCGCGCCGCTCACCCGTCCGAGGCGACCGCGATCGAAACGCCCGTGAGCGAACCCGGCGGCCGGTACATCGACTTCCTGGTCCCGGGGCTGCTCGGGATGAACCTGCTCGGCGGGGGCCTGTTCGGCGTCGGGTTCGCGGTCGCGGACATGCGGGTGCGGAAGCTGCTGAAGCGGTTCCAGGCGACGCCGATGCGGCGCTCCGATTTTATGCTCAGCCTGATGCTGAGCCGCCTGCTGTTCACGCTGGTGGACATTGGGCTCCTGCTCGGCTTCGCGCACCTCGTGTTCGACATCCGGGTGCGCGGCAACCCGCTGGCATTTCTGGTGCTGATCGCGGCCGGCGGCGCGAGCTTCGCCGGACTCGGTTTGCTCCTCGGGAGCCGCGCGCGCACGATGGAGACGGCCGCCGGGCTGGTGAACGCGGTCATGTTGCCGATGTACGTGGTGTCGGGGGTGTTCTTCTCCGCGACACGGTTCCCGGAGGCGCTTCAACCGCTCATCCAAGCGCTGCCGCTCACCGCATTGAACGACGGGCTGCGGGCCGTCATGAACGACGGGGCCGGGTGGGACGCCCTGCCCTACCCGCTGCTGGTGCTGGGGATCTGGGGGGGGATCAGTTTCGCTCTTGCGCTGCGCGTCTTCCGCTGGCGCTGA
- a CDS encoding tyrosine-type recombinase/integrase, protein MREAKPWFRKFDSWWYVEVGGKQVKLAKGKDNRPEAVKQFHILMAGTKPAAPKTLTAAEVCDLFLQHSKREHEVETFTWHAHYLQSFCDRCGHLKSSDLIPFHLTSWLDANEWKAARRHATGIVKRAFAWCREQGLITTDPFESVSVPKGGKRERVLTEDERKEILGAIRDPQFRDFVFAMQETGCRPGEVRKVTAADVHLDAGVWVLGKHKTAKKTQKPRVVYLTPAMVELCKKLIEKNPEGPIFRGPRRNSPYSTNAVRIRFMRLREKLPHLAGVVAYSYRHTYCTDALVNGVGVAQVAELMGHTSTEMVTSVYSKLSGQVAHLREAAKKATGA, encoded by the coding sequence GTGCGTGAAGCGAAACCGTGGTTCCGTAAGTTCGATTCGTGGTGGTACGTCGAAGTCGGCGGCAAGCAGGTCAAGCTCGCCAAGGGCAAGGACAACCGCCCCGAGGCCGTCAAGCAGTTCCACATTCTGATGGCCGGCACCAAGCCTGCCGCCCCGAAAACTCTCACCGCCGCCGAAGTCTGCGACCTGTTCCTCCAGCACTCGAAGCGGGAGCACGAGGTCGAGACGTTCACCTGGCACGCCCACTACCTCCAAAGTTTCTGCGACCGCTGCGGGCACCTGAAGTCGTCGGATCTCATCCCGTTCCACCTCACGTCCTGGCTGGACGCCAACGAGTGGAAGGCGGCCCGCCGTCATGCCACCGGCATCGTGAAACGCGCCTTCGCGTGGTGCCGGGAGCAGGGCCTCATCACCACCGACCCCTTCGAGAGCGTCTCGGTCCCGAAGGGCGGGAAGCGCGAGCGGGTGCTGACCGAGGACGAGCGGAAGGAAATTCTGGGAGCGATCCGCGACCCGCAGTTCCGCGACTTCGTCTTCGCCATGCAGGAAACCGGCTGTCGTCCCGGCGAGGTCCGCAAGGTCACCGCCGCGGACGTCCACCTCGACGCCGGGGTCTGGGTGCTCGGGAAGCACAAGACGGCGAAGAAGACCCAGAAGCCCCGCGTCGTCTACCTCACCCCCGCGATGGTCGAACTCTGCAAGAAGCTGATCGAGAAGAACCCCGAAGGACCGATCTTCCGGGGACCACGTCGGAACAGCCCGTACTCCACCAACGCCGTCCGCATCCGGTTCATGCGACTCCGTGAGAAACTCCCGCATCTCGCCGGCGTCGTCGCCTACAGTTACCGTCACACGTACTGCACCGACGCGCTCGTGAACGGCGTAGGCGTCGCCCAGGTCGCGGAACTGATGGGCCACACGAGCACGGAGATGGTCACGTCCGTCTACTCGAAACTGTCGGGTCAGGTCGCTCACCTGCGGGAAGCCGCCAAGAAGGCTACCGGGGCTTGA
- a CDS encoding phage antirepressor N-terminal domain-containing protein: protein MQTQKGVTAGDSRGAGQGTWIHPKVAISFAQWASAEFVAAVTVGSGTAPQAKKSKEWAVVAFSATTGADGKSRPVTNELVKVPFHGEMLESIKDDRGVWAGLKCMCENLGLNWSGQLRRLRTARWATMCMMHTVASDGKTREVAMLRADKIPMWLAGVDLDRIKDKAVRDKIDAYQDKAADVLAEHFFRPEPKSAPGLTAADVADVVVQTLAAGGASGVAGE from the coding sequence GTGCAGACCCAGAAGGGCGTGACCGCTGGCGATAGTCGGGGAGCGGGCCAAGGCACCTGGATTCACCCGAAGGTGGCAATCAGCTTCGCGCAGTGGGCGTCGGCCGAGTTCGTCGCGGCGGTAACCGTAGGCTCCGGAACGGCTCCACAAGCTAAAAAAAGCAAGGAGTGGGCAGTTGTTGCCTTCTCCGCAACAACTGGAGCGGACGGGAAATCCAGGCCGGTGACGAACGAACTGGTGAAGGTGCCGTTTCACGGTGAGATGCTGGAATCCATTAAAGACGATCGGGGCGTGTGGGCAGGTCTCAAGTGCATGTGCGAGAACCTCGGCCTGAATTGGAGCGGGCAGTTGCGTAGGCTCCGAACCGCCCGGTGGGCAACCATGTGCATGATGCACACGGTTGCGAGCGACGGGAAAACCCGTGAAGTGGCGATGCTCCGGGCGGACAAGATCCCGATGTGGCTCGCGGGCGTCGATCTCGACCGCATCAAGGACAAGGCCGTCCGCGACAAGATTGATGCGTACCAGGACAAGGCCGCGGATGTTCTGGCGGAACACTTCTTCCGTCCCGAGCCGAAATCCGCGCCCGGCCTGACCGCCGCGGATGTGGCAGATGTCGTTGTGCAGACGCTCGCGGCAGGCGGCGCATCCGGTGTGGCGGGTGAATGA
- a CDS encoding helix-turn-helix domain-containing protein, translated as MSPPDPIRRLQASARAAAEHVAPGERAARVVVFDTRGAKVLDMTVPASASVTEDERPAAPMAGWCVTDRGATFDGKAVPVTGRKRDVLRVLVENETATVDDLRAAWGDYKAEESTIRWQIGELKKALKASFPDYPGELIEATGNGYRLLIR; from the coding sequence ATGTCCCCACCCGATCCCATCCGACGGCTCCAGGCGTCCGCCCGCGCCGCCGCCGAACACGTCGCGCCGGGCGAGCGGGCGGCGCGCGTCGTCGTGTTCGATACCCGCGGGGCGAAGGTGTTGGATATGACCGTTCCCGCGTCCGCGTCCGTGACGGAGGACGAGCGGCCGGCGGCGCCGATGGCCGGGTGGTGCGTCACCGACCGCGGGGCGACGTTCGACGGCAAGGCCGTGCCCGTCACCGGGCGCAAACGGGACGTGTTGCGGGTGCTGGTCGAGAACGAGACCGCGACGGTGGATGACCTGCGCGCGGCGTGGGGTGACTACAAGGCCGAAGAGAGCACGATCCGCTGGCAGATCGGCGAGCTGAAGAAGGCGCTTAAGGCATCGTTCCCCGACTACCCCGGCGAGTTGATCGAGGCGACGGGGAACGGGTACAGGCTGCTGATCCGGTGA
- a CDS encoding helix-turn-helix domain-containing protein: MPPADATAPTRGLTTEEVAARYRVGPDKVRAWIKSGALRAINTADVACGKPRFVVTPEALTAFEAARSVEAPPPQPKRRRRVANEVDFFPD; encoded by the coding sequence ATGCCGCCCGCTGACGCCACTGCACCGACGCGCGGTCTAACCACCGAAGAAGTAGCGGCCCGCTACCGCGTCGGGCCGGACAAGGTCCGCGCCTGGATCAAGTCCGGCGCCCTCCGCGCAATCAACACGGCCGACGTGGCGTGCGGTAAACCGCGATTCGTCGTCACGCCCGAAGCACTCACCGCCTTCGAAGCGGCGCGCTCTGTCGAAGCACCGCCCCCCCAACCGAAGCGCCGCCGGCGGGTGGCCAACGAAGTAGATTTCTTCCCCGACTAA
- a CDS encoding terminase small subunit — translation MGRANRTPPPAEVVDVALNSRQLRFIAAYLQGLREGTPCATTAYLSAGYRASRESAHASASRLLASEPVQQLVRPAAQAIEAARLQQVRGLEAMRDQIMEQYGSAPVHTE, via the coding sequence ATGGGACGAGCGAATCGGACTCCACCACCGGCTGAGGTTGTAGACGTGGCGCTGAACTCACGGCAACTCCGGTTCATTGCGGCGTACCTGCAGGGGCTTCGCGAGGGTACGCCGTGCGCAACTACGGCGTACTTGTCGGCGGGATACAGGGCCAGCAGGGAGTCCGCCCATGCGTCCGCGAGCCGCTTGTTAGCCTCCGAGCCGGTCCAACAACTTGTGCGGCCGGCCGCACAAGCGATCGAGGCGGCCCGCCTCCAACAGGTCCGCGGGTTGGAGGCCATGCGGGACCAAATCATGGAACAGTATGGATCGGCGCCCGTGCACACAGAGTAG
- a CDS encoding helix-turn-helix domain-containing protein — protein sequence MATTDKKWLSVKLTAERLGVSPSLVYQWCLEKRLAHLRLGKAGRRGKILIDEADVAAFITASRVEAGDHNPAPGLVYIKPR from the coding sequence GTGGCGACGACCGACAAGAAGTGGCTGAGCGTGAAGCTGACGGCCGAGCGACTCGGGGTCTCCCCGAGCCTCGTCTACCAGTGGTGCCTGGAGAAACGGCTAGCACACCTCCGGCTCGGTAAGGCCGGACGGCGGGGCAAGATCCTGATCGACGAGGCCGACGTTGCTGCCTTCATCACGGCCTCCAGGGTCGAGGCGGGGGACCACAACCCCGCCCCCGGCCTCGTCTACATCAAGCCCCGGTAG
- a CDS encoding ABC transporter ATP-binding protein, whose product MPSAIRVQNLVKTYPGRPPVEAVRGLDLEVGVGECFGLLGPNGAGKTTTLEIIEGLLDPTAGAVEVLGLRWGESDAAIRSKIGISLQETRLSDKLTVRETVALFRSFYGSGLTPDGAIARVGLDEKAGSYVDKLSGGQRQRLAVATALVGEPELLFLDEPTTGLDPQSRRQLWDVIRTQKELGRTVVVTTHYMDEAERLCDRVAVIDHGRTIALGTPAELIARVGGEHVIDLDVAADSPARPAVADLTELPTVTSAREVGTRFTLAAGEPHRALPALLDFVRAAGVKITGLTTRTATLEDVFVTLTGRHLRDSD is encoded by the coding sequence ATGCCTTCAGCCATTCGCGTCCAGAACCTTGTCAAGACCTACCCCGGCCGCCCGCCGGTCGAGGCCGTGCGCGGCCTCGACCTGGAAGTGGGGGTCGGCGAGTGTTTCGGTTTGCTCGGCCCGAACGGGGCCGGGAAGACGACCACCCTCGAAATCATCGAGGGGCTGCTCGACCCGACCGCCGGCGCGGTCGAGGTGCTGGGCCTGCGGTGGGGCGAGAGCGACGCCGCGATCCGCTCGAAGATCGGGATCTCGCTCCAGGAGACGCGGCTCTCCGACAAACTCACCGTGCGCGAAACGGTCGCCCTGTTTCGGTCCTTCTACGGGAGCGGGCTGACCCCGGACGGGGCCATCGCCCGTGTGGGCCTGGACGAGAAGGCGGGGAGCTACGTGGACAAACTGTCCGGGGGGCAGCGGCAGCGGTTGGCGGTCGCGACCGCGCTGGTCGGCGAGCCGGAGCTGCTCTTCCTCGACGAGCCGACGACCGGCCTCGATCCGCAGTCGCGGCGGCAGTTGTGGGACGTGATCCGGACCCAGAAGGAGCTCGGCCGTACGGTCGTGGTCACCACGCACTATATGGACGAGGCCGAGCGCCTGTGCGACCGGGTGGCGGTGATCGACCACGGGCGGACGATCGCGCTGGGCACGCCGGCCGAGCTGATCGCCCGTGTCGGCGGGGAACACGTCATCGACCTGGACGTCGCGGCCGACAGCCCGGCCCGGCCCGCAGTCGCCGACCTGACCGAACTGCCCACGGTGACCTCGGCGCGTGAAGTGGGCACCCGTTTCACGCTCGCGGCGGGCGAGCCGCACCGCGCGCTGCCGGCGCTTCTCGATTTCGTCCGCGCGGCCGGCGTGAAGATCACCGGGCTGACCACCCGCACCGCGACCCTCGAAGACGTGTTCGTCACGCTGACGGGCCGGCACCTGCGCGACTCGGACTAA
- a CDS encoding helix-turn-helix domain-containing protein, which translates to MTFAEKLRELRDAKGLSEAKLADASGLPFGTVHVYAIGRRRPSFAAVVKLAKALGVTCEAFAECDDIAGEDEEEKKPEKPAPKKKGGKK; encoded by the coding sequence ATGACGTTCGCCGAGAAGCTGCGCGAGTTGCGGGACGCGAAAGGGCTGAGTGAGGCTAAGCTCGCTGATGCAAGCGGCCTCCCGTTTGGGACCGTTCACGTCTATGCCATCGGTCGGCGCCGCCCCTCGTTCGCTGCGGTGGTCAAACTGGCGAAGGCGCTGGGCGTTACCTGTGAGGCGTTCGCCGAGTGCGATGACATCGCGGGCGAAGACGAGGAAGAGAAGAAGCCAGAGAAGCCGGCACCGAAGAAGAAGGGCGGGAAGAAGTAA
- a CDS encoding ParB/RepB/Spo0J family partition protein, whose amino-acid sequence MAVERKRTTAKWKLAKLKDHPRQAEMFGDVGDEELEALAENMKKRGLRDPIEIMPDGTVIAGHQRVRAAKLLGWAEIDVVVLHDLAALGPAAVEERFVEDNFLRRQLGPLAKAKCIRRLMELEEGKAIGSFGFTKKEELKSRIAKRMGLSLRSVNRYLLLLETPVAIQEAFDKGEIPLVTAGKVALLTKLAQADFARRIAAGEKLVDVLAEHAKGGSAESDVGKSFGRLLATLRREIPLVRGQRDRIHAGRVQKAEASIREAIVVLNEFAPVRARS is encoded by the coding sequence ATGGCCGTCGAGAGGAAACGGACCACCGCGAAGTGGAAGCTCGCCAAACTCAAGGACCACCCGCGTCAGGCCGAGATGTTCGGGGACGTCGGCGACGAGGAACTCGAAGCGCTCGCCGAGAACATGAAGAAGCGGGGCCTGCGCGACCCGATCGAGATCATGCCCGATGGAACTGTCATCGCCGGCCACCAGCGGGTCCGCGCCGCCAAGCTGTTGGGATGGGCAGAGATCGACGTGGTGGTCCTTCACGATCTTGCGGCCCTGGGGCCGGCGGCGGTCGAGGAGCGGTTCGTCGAGGACAACTTCCTCCGCCGCCAACTCGGGCCGCTGGCGAAGGCGAAGTGCATCCGCCGGCTGATGGAGCTCGAGGAAGGCAAAGCCATCGGCTCCTTTGGGTTCACGAAAAAAGAGGAACTCAAGAGCCGGATCGCCAAACGCATGGGGCTCAGCCTGCGGTCCGTTAACCGCTACCTGCTGCTGCTCGAGACGCCCGTCGCGATCCAGGAGGCCTTCGATAAGGGCGAGATCCCGCTGGTGACCGCGGGCAAGGTCGCGCTCCTCACGAAGTTGGCGCAGGCCGACTTCGCCCGTCGGATCGCCGCCGGGGAGAAGCTCGTTGACGTGTTGGCTGAACACGCCAAGGGCGGCAGCGCTGAAAGCGATGTGGGCAAGTCGTTCGGGCGCTTGTTGGCGACGCTCCGGCGTGAGATCCCGCTCGTCCGCGGGCAACGGGACCGCATTCACGCGGGCCGGGTGCAGAAGGCCGAGGCGAGCATCCGGGAGGCGATCGTGGTGCTGAACGAGTTCGCCCCGGTGCGGGCGCGAAGCTGA
- a CDS encoding tyrosine-type recombinase/integrase — protein sequence MSKSDSTSSGSAHKPTKPNKPYADFPLYAHATKRWAKRIRGVIHYFGPWNDPDGALAKYLAEKDALHAGRKPREASTGVTVKALANAFLNHKKALLDAGELSPRTWKTYQDAAAMVVTQFGKSRLAADLGQDDFAELRKFMSKKWGAVRMRNAVQQVRSVFKYGYESELLAVPMRFGPGFAAPTRKTIRLERAKQGPKMFEAEEVRLLLTGRTVERKGGAAHVRPSVSLKAMILLGVNCGFGNSDCGTLPVSSLDLAGGWVNYPRPKTGITRRCPLWPETVSALRAVLAERREPLDADDAGLVFLTATGRRWHKDIDDNPISKEMRKLLDALKIGGKRNFYALRHTFETIGGESRDQVAVDHIMGHTRDDMASVYRERISDERLKAVSDHVRKWVFTEAK from the coding sequence ATGTCCAAGAGCGATTCTACAAGCTCAGGGTCCGCACACAAGCCGACGAAGCCCAACAAACCCTACGCAGATTTCCCGCTCTACGCGCACGCCACGAAACGGTGGGCGAAGCGAATCCGTGGGGTGATCCACTACTTCGGTCCGTGGAACGATCCCGATGGGGCGCTCGCGAAGTACCTCGCGGAGAAGGACGCGCTGCACGCGGGCCGCAAGCCCCGCGAGGCGTCAACGGGCGTCACGGTCAAAGCCCTCGCCAACGCCTTTCTGAACCACAAGAAAGCCCTCCTCGACGCGGGCGAGCTCTCACCGCGGACGTGGAAGACGTACCAGGACGCGGCCGCAATGGTTGTGACCCAGTTCGGGAAGAGCCGTCTTGCCGCAGACCTGGGGCAAGACGACTTCGCCGAGCTGCGAAAGTTCATGTCCAAGAAGTGGGGCGCGGTTCGGATGCGGAACGCCGTGCAACAGGTGCGGAGTGTGTTCAAGTACGGGTACGAGTCGGAGTTGCTCGCGGTGCCAATGCGGTTCGGGCCGGGGTTCGCGGCGCCGACCCGCAAGACGATCCGCCTCGAGCGCGCGAAGCAGGGGCCGAAGATGTTCGAGGCCGAGGAGGTCCGCTTGCTCCTCACGGGCCGCACCGTTGAACGGAAGGGCGGGGCGGCACACGTCCGACCGAGCGTTTCGCTCAAAGCGATGATCCTTCTGGGCGTCAATTGCGGGTTCGGCAACTCGGACTGTGGGACGCTCCCGGTATCTTCCCTCGACCTGGCCGGCGGATGGGTGAACTACCCGCGTCCGAAAACGGGCATCACACGCCGATGCCCGCTCTGGCCGGAAACGGTCTCAGCGCTTCGGGCCGTCCTTGCTGAGCGGCGTGAACCGCTCGATGCGGACGATGCCGGGCTCGTGTTCCTGACCGCGACCGGCCGGAGATGGCACAAGGACATCGACGACAACCCCATCTCGAAGGAGATGCGGAAGCTGCTCGACGCGCTCAAGATCGGGGGCAAGCGGAACTTCTACGCGCTCCGGCATACGTTCGAGACGATCGGGGGTGAGTCCCGCGACCAGGTCGCCGTGGACCACATTATGGGCCATACCCGCGACGACATGGCCAGCGTGTACCGGGAGCGCATCAGCGACGAACGGCTGAAGGCCGTGAGCGACCACGTGCGGAAGTGGGTGTTCACGGAGGCGAAGTAG
- a CDS encoding helix-turn-helix domain-containing protein has translation MGRRTQADDSEKGSGIAERLKHLRDLLWDGNNSRMGRELGNISHPVISRVLAGDQPPPGKLLEALAKWPGLNVRWLFAGEGEPLSERGLGAGGGHFSPIARELLPGEPGQHPELLTQTSLPVAAAFYSTTAYWFPVPKGHALTKDTRAKLAAGDYLLIETSPNWTLRELAYADRLCVFTVGRPSGCVLAVVDRGDIDPEPPFTLRPFWEYGDAVMVPSEDSPHPEDGPRPDDRKKFRFYRNDLVGVCRQLCRLDPAAVR, from the coding sequence ATGGGCCGTCGTACCCAAGCGGACGATTCGGAGAAGGGTTCGGGGATCGCCGAGCGGCTCAAGCACCTGCGCGACTTGCTCTGGGACGGGAACAACTCGCGGATGGGCCGGGAACTCGGCAACATCAGCCACCCGGTCATCTCGCGTGTGTTGGCCGGGGACCAACCTCCGCCTGGCAAGCTCTTGGAGGCGTTGGCCAAGTGGCCGGGCCTGAACGTGCGCTGGTTATTTGCGGGTGAAGGCGAGCCGCTCAGCGAGCGAGGGCTGGGGGCGGGCGGCGGACACTTCAGCCCGATCGCGCGAGAGCTGCTGCCCGGTGAACCCGGACAGCACCCGGAACTGCTGACGCAAACCAGCCTGCCGGTCGCGGCGGCCTTCTACAGCACGACCGCGTACTGGTTCCCGGTGCCGAAGGGGCATGCGCTCACCAAAGACACCCGTGCCAAGCTGGCGGCTGGCGATTACCTGCTGATCGAGACGTCGCCCAACTGGACGCTGAGGGAGCTTGCCTATGCCGACCGGCTGTGTGTGTTCACGGTCGGACGCCCGTCCGGCTGCGTACTCGCCGTCGTTGATCGTGGCGACATCGACCCGGAGCCGCCATTCACGTTGAGGCCGTTCTGGGAGTACGGCGACGCGGTCATGGTCCCATCCGAAGACAGCCCGCATCCCGAGGACGGTCCGCGGCCCGACGATCGAAAAAAGTTCCGCTTTTACCGCAACGACCTCGTCGGGGTCTGCCGCCAGCTATGTCGACTGGACCCGGCGGCCGTTCGCTGA